In Nostoc sp. GT001, a genomic segment contains:
- a CDS encoding 4-hydroxybenzoate solanesyltransferase, producing MLTTPERPQSPIWLVIIRLLRWHKPEGRLILMIPALWAVFLAASGKPPLPLVGVIILGTLATSAAGCVVNDLWDRDIDPEVERTRDRPLASRALSVKVGIVVAIVSLVCAAVLAFYLNPLSFWLCVAAVPVILLYPGAKRVFPVPQLVLSIAWGFGVLISWSAVTQSISQPTWLLWGATVLWTLGFDTVYAMSDKEDDRRIGVKSSALFFGNYAPLAIGIFFAGTILLLSWLGIVIHLHLAFWISLAVATIGWVWQSLRLRDQYLPNSAYGEMFRQNVWIGFILLAGMIAGSL from the coding sequence ATGTTAACGACGCCAGAACGCCCCCAGTCACCAATTTGGCTTGTAATTATCCGGCTTTTACGCTGGCATAAACCAGAAGGGCGGTTAATTTTAATGATTCCTGCCCTTTGGGCTGTGTTTTTGGCAGCTTCAGGGAAACCCCCTTTACCTCTGGTTGGTGTGATTATATTGGGTACTCTGGCTACGAGTGCGGCTGGGTGTGTTGTCAACGATTTGTGGGATCGGGATATCGATCCAGAAGTGGAGAGAACACGCGATCGCCCCCTTGCTTCTCGCGCTTTATCTGTGAAAGTTGGGATTGTAGTCGCGATCGTCTCTTTAGTATGTGCAGCAGTTTTGGCCTTTTATCTTAATCCCCTGAGTTTCTGGTTATGTGTAGCAGCAGTGCCTGTAATTTTGCTTTATCCAGGTGCAAAGCGGGTGTTTCCTGTACCGCAACTAGTACTTTCCATCGCTTGGGGTTTTGGGGTCTTGATTAGTTGGAGTGCAGTAACACAAAGCATTTCTCAACCAACTTGGTTGCTTTGGGGCGCGACTGTATTGTGGACATTGGGATTTGATACAGTTTACGCCATGAGCGACAAGGAAGACGATCGCCGCATTGGTGTTAAATCCAGCGCCCTATTTTTTGGTAATTATGCCCCTCTAGCTATTGGAATTTTCTTTGCTGGCACAATCTTGTTATTGTCTTGGTTAGGCATAGTTATACATCTGCACTTAGCCTTCTGGATTAGCCTTGCAGTTGCTACTATCGGATGGGTTTGGCAGTCTCTGCGATTAAGAGACCAATACTTACCTAATTCTGCTTATGGTGAGATGTTCCGGCAAAATGTGTGGATTGGTTTTATTTTACTTGCTGGGATGATTGCTGGATCTTTATAA
- a CDS encoding RidA family protein yields MTRPISSAVNSLVANFSRRNALLWLGGSGITTALMVATQKEVSAKDNKELKLVNPPTLYNAPQNGYSHIAVTPSRARTVYISGQFGSDLQGNLVSDDFEKQLIQAFKNLRYALAAVGAQPQDVAKTTVLIVDHNQNKLIPLGREIINLWGNKPPANTLIPVPRLALDGMLFEIDAYAVIPDNRS; encoded by the coding sequence ATGACTAGACCTATTAGCAGTGCTGTAAATTCATTAGTAGCAAACTTCTCGCGACGAAATGCACTTTTGTGGCTTGGAGGTAGTGGAATAACTACCGCCTTGATGGTGGCAACACAAAAGGAAGTAAGCGCTAAAGACAACAAAGAGTTGAAATTAGTGAACCCACCAACATTATATAATGCACCCCAAAATGGCTATAGTCATATAGCTGTGACACCATCAAGGGCGAGAACCGTCTATATTTCTGGTCAATTTGGTTCCGATTTACAAGGTAATCTTGTCTCAGATGACTTTGAAAAGCAGTTAATACAGGCTTTTAAAAACCTCCGTTATGCCTTAGCAGCGGTTGGGGCACAACCACAAGATGTCGCAAAAACTACTGTTCTTATAGTGGATCACAACCAAAATAAATTGATCCCGTTAGGACGTGAAATTATAAATTTATGGGGGAATAAACCACCAGCAAACACTCTTATTCCCGTTCCTAGACTTGCACTTGACGGTATGTTGTTTGAAATTGATGCTTATGCGGTAATTCCAGATAACCGTAGTTGA
- a CDS encoding Ppx/GppA phosphatase family protein encodes MLNLVSSWESIPTQPSKQHRIIAAIDLGTNSLHMVVVKIDPTLPAFSIIAKEKETVRLGDRNLTTGELKPEIIEKAIAALGRFQEVAKTINAETIIAVATSAVREAPNGKDFLHKIEAELGLSVDLISGQEEARRIYLGVLSGMEFHNQPHMIIDIGGGSTELILGDSHQARTLTSTKVGAVRLTSELITTDPISNTEFNYLESYTRGMLERSVDEILANLKLGESPRLVGTSGTIETLAMIHAREKSGVIPSTLNGYQFSFKDLQELVNRLRKLNNSERAEIPGMPEKRPEVILAGAVILQEAMTLLGSESVTVCERSLREGVIVDWMLTHGLIEDKLRYQSSVRERNVLKLADKYHINLEYSDRVAKFAESLFDQTQGTLHHWGTDERQMLWAAAILHNCGHYISHSSHHKHSYYLIRNGELLGYTETEIEIIANLARYHRKSPPKKKHENYQSLLTKQQRQIVSQLSAILRLAVALDRRQIGAIAQVQCEYYSQLNQVNLLIFPTQLDDDCDLELWSLNYKKGVFEEEFGVKLVASLERSSIPNLS; translated from the coding sequence ATGCTGAATTTAGTTTCTAGCTGGGAGAGTATTCCTACTCAACCATCTAAGCAACATCGGATTATTGCTGCCATTGACCTGGGAACAAATTCTCTACACATGGTAGTAGTCAAGATTGACCCCACACTACCAGCTTTCAGCATTATTGCTAAAGAAAAGGAAACCGTGAGGCTTGGCGATCGCAATCTTACCACTGGAGAACTCAAGCCAGAGATAATTGAAAAGGCGATCGCTGCTTTAGGACGCTTCCAAGAAGTTGCCAAAACTATCAACGCTGAAACAATCATCGCTGTGGCAACTAGTGCTGTGCGGGAAGCCCCGAATGGTAAAGATTTTTTGCACAAAATAGAAGCGGAGTTGGGTTTAAGCGTTGACTTGATTTCTGGTCAAGAAGAAGCGCGGCGAATCTATCTTGGCGTGCTATCGGGGATGGAATTTCACAACCAGCCCCACATGATTATTGATATTGGCGGTGGTTCCACAGAATTGATTTTAGGCGATAGTCACCAAGCCCGCACTCTCACCAGTACCAAAGTTGGTGCAGTGCGACTCACTAGCGAGTTAATCACCACTGACCCCATCAGCAACACTGAGTTTAACTACTTGGAATCTTATACACGGGGCATGTTAGAACGTTCCGTGGATGAGATCCTAGCCAACCTAAAGCTTGGGGAATCTCCCCGTTTGGTGGGTACATCTGGCACAATTGAAACCCTGGCGATGATTCATGCACGGGAAAAGTCGGGTGTTATTCCTTCCACTCTCAATGGCTACCAATTTAGTTTTAAAGACTTGCAAGAGTTGGTAAATCGCTTACGGAAACTGAATAATTCCGAAAGGGCTGAGATTCCTGGTATGCCAGAGAAGCGCCCTGAAGTTATCCTTGCGGGCGCAGTGATATTACAGGAAGCAATGACCCTTTTGGGCAGTGAATCGGTAACAGTTTGTGAGCGTTCTCTGAGAGAAGGCGTAATTGTAGACTGGATGCTAACCCACGGTTTAATTGAAGATAAGCTACGCTACCAAAGTTCAGTTCGGGAACGGAATGTTCTCAAACTCGCGGATAAATACCACATCAACTTAGAATACAGCGATCGCGTGGCAAAATTTGCCGAGAGTTTATTTGACCAAACTCAAGGTACTTTACACCACTGGGGAACTGACGAGCGACAAATGCTGTGGGCAGCGGCAATATTACACAATTGCGGTCATTACATCAGCCATTCGTCTCACCACAAGCACTCTTACTATCTGATTCGCAATGGTGAATTACTCGGTTATACAGAAACCGAGATTGAAATTATTGCCAATTTAGCGCGTTATCATCGCAAATCGCCGCCCAAGAAAAAACATGAAAACTACCAGAGTTTGTTGACTAAACAACAGCGACAAATTGTTAGTCAATTAAGTGCAATTTTAAGATTGGCAGTCGCATTAGATAGACGACAAATTGGTGCGATCGCTCAAGTGCAATGTGAGTATTATTCACAACTTAATCAGGTCAATTTGCTAATTTTCCCAACTCAATTGGATGATGATTGTGACTTAGAACTTTGGAGCTTAAATTATAAAAAAGGAGTGTTTGAGGAAGAGTTTGGAGTGAAATTAGTAGCGAGTTTAGAAAGGTCTAGTATTCCTAACTTGTCTTAG
- a CDS encoding lipoxygenase family protein translates to MNVLLKPHFEFTMAINALADRVLINPGGLVDIILGGTLESSRNLANQGVTEVFNNFSKFALPTNLRQRGVDDRSVLRDFPYRDDGLLVWKALEEYVSQYVGIYYKSNRDIREDFELQNWIQALQRPISEQGFGIASLPPRLTNRDQLIDILTQVIFTASPQHSAIAWIQYQYMAFIPNMPGAIYQPIPTIKGIVQGENLTSFLPGVEATFAQVNVMAVIGTKQDPKAFTDFGVNSFQDFRAINVLRGLQYRLQGLEKLIEQNNKRRKECYSGFLPSRMANSTSG, encoded by the coding sequence GTGAATGTGCTACTAAAACCCCATTTTGAGTTCACAATGGCAATCAATGCCCTTGCGGATCGGGTACTAATCAATCCTGGAGGATTGGTAGATATCATTTTAGGAGGCACTCTTGAAAGCTCACGCAACCTTGCAAATCAAGGAGTTACTGAGGTTTTTAACAATTTCAGCAAATTTGCTCTTCCTACTAATTTACGCCAGCGCGGTGTCGATGATCGTTCTGTATTGCGAGATTTTCCCTATCGTGATGACGGGTTGCTAGTCTGGAAAGCCTTAGAAGAATATGTTAGTCAATATGTAGGAATTTACTACAAATCCAACCGAGATATCCGTGAGGATTTTGAACTACAAAATTGGATACAAGCTTTACAAAGACCCATTAGCGAGCAAGGTTTTGGTATAGCTTCTTTGCCGCCCCGTCTGACCAACCGCGACCAGTTGATTGATATACTCACACAAGTCATTTTTACTGCTAGCCCACAACACTCAGCTATTGCCTGGATTCAATACCAATACATGGCTTTTATTCCGAATATGCCAGGAGCCATCTACCAGCCTATTCCAACTATTAAAGGAATCGTTCAAGGCGAGAACCTCACTAGTTTCCTACCTGGCGTTGAGGCAACCTTTGCTCAGGTTAACGTTATGGCAGTGATTGGTACCAAACAAGATCCCAAGGCATTTACAGATTTCGGTGTGAATAGTTTTCAAGACTTTCGAGCTATTAATGTTTTAAGAGGCTTGCAATATCGACTTCAAGGTTTAGAAAAACTCATCGAACAAAACAATAAACGCCGAAAGGAATGTTACTCTGGCTTTCTACCTTCTCGTATGGCTAACAGTACAAGTGGATAA
- a CDS encoding lipoxygenase family protein: MRLPTRQQRHQQLIEKYILSRRTMLALLGLACTPGLENLVRGDTHPSKPSPPVNPHIPTLPQHDSLKCQQERQQQLQQTRQEYQIASRLPASVRVATLPAQEIFSEEYNSNRGILAEKVTANQQAFLKNPQLFLKLEDYAAVFPILPLPDVAKKNFQSDATFAQQRLSGPNPMELTNVLALNYSLTQKLGITDEIFQTVLRSVYKKGYVRETLKSATQNGNLFVTDYALLDSDTIAPKKNQFLTAPITLYYSDRSRRDSRLIPIAIQLGQVPGISLLCTPMDGVDWTLAKLIAQMADFYVHELVRHLGQTPSCFRTNCTSYCS, translated from the coding sequence ATGCGCTTACCGACTCGACAGCAACGACACCAACAATTAATAGAGAAATACATCCTATCGCGCCGTACTATGCTAGCTCTATTAGGTCTAGCCTGTACCCCTGGCTTGGAAAACTTGGTCAGAGGCGATACTCACCCTTCAAAGCCAAGTCCTCCTGTCAATCCGCACATCCCAACTTTACCGCAACACGATTCGCTGAAATGCCAGCAAGAGCGTCAACAGCAGCTACAACAAACACGTCAAGAATATCAGATTGCATCACGGCTACCAGCTTCTGTCCGTGTGGCAACTTTACCTGCCCAAGAGATTTTTTCTGAGGAATATAACAGTAATCGGGGAATTTTGGCAGAGAAAGTGACAGCGAATCAACAGGCGTTTCTCAAGAATCCTCAGTTGTTTCTCAAGCTAGAAGACTACGCTGCGGTTTTTCCTATTCTGCCTTTACCAGATGTAGCCAAGAAGAACTTTCAAAGCGATGCCACATTCGCGCAACAGCGGCTTTCTGGCCCCAACCCAATGGAACTAACCAATGTCTTGGCGCTCAATTACAGCCTGACTCAAAAACTTGGAATAACGGATGAGATTTTTCAAACTGTGCTTAGAAGTGTATATAAAAAAGGGTACGTTAGAGAAACTCTCAAAAGTGCTACTCAAAATGGCAATCTGTTTGTCACCGATTATGCATTACTTGATAGTGATACCATTGCTCCGAAAAAGAATCAATTTCTGACTGCCCCAATTACACTTTATTATAGCGATCGCAGTCGCAGGGATTCGCGCTTAATCCCTATTGCCATCCAACTAGGACAAGTTCCCGGAATCAGCTTGCTTTGTACACCAATGGATGGAGTTGACTGGACTTTAGCTAAACTGATTGCTCAGATGGCTGATTTTTATGTCCATGAGTTAGTACGTCACTTGGGGCAGACTCCATCTTGTTTTAGAACCAATTGCACTAGCTACTGTTCGTGA
- a CDS encoding ATP-binding sensor histidine kinase, which produces MFSTNINISGYKIIEEIYNGSRTIVYRGYREGDSLPVAIKLLKNPYPSFNELVQFRNQYTIAKNLNSSLIVQTYSLEVYQNAYALVMEDFGGISLKDYFARDQTRDIRFLQEFFQIAIALCNTLEILYSQRIIHKDIKPSNILINPHSKQVKLIDFSIASLLPRETHTLISPNVLEGTLAYISPEQTGRMNRGIDYRTDFYSLGVTFYELLTGELPFQSNEPMELVHSHIAKVASSIDVINLQIPAVISDIVSKLMSKNAEDRYQSVLGLKYDLENCLAQLKTTGKIESFPIAQRDVCDRFIIPDKLYGREAEVETLLEAFENISLGATEIILVAGFSGIGKTAVVNEVHKPIVRQHGYFIKGKFDQFNRNIPFSAFVQAFRNFMEQLLAESDVQIQKWRNKIIQALGEDGQVIIEVIPELEKIIGRQPPAPELSGNAAQNRFNLLFQKFLQVFTTKEHPLVIFLDDLQWVDSASLKLMQLLMNEANQGYLLLIGAYRDNEVFPAHPLMVMLDEIRKTGVNVNSLNLKPLNQLQLNQLVADTLNCAENVALSLSQLIYRKAQGNPFFATQILKSLHQDRLIQFNFAEGCWQCDISQINQQTLADNVVDFMVFQLRRLPESTQQQLKLAACIGNQFDLKTLAIVSKQSEIETADCLWKALQEGLILPQSEVYKFFVGSENQAATQEQSEMVVYKFLHDRVQQAAYSLIPDAQKQSTHLQIGQLLLQNTPKEQQESGIFAIVNQYNYGLELLEEADEREHLSRLNLIAGCKAKNSTAYATAVEYLKVSILLLPINAWQSSYDLALAVYESAAEAEYLNTNFDSSKSLVEIILKNAKSPLEKVRTYEIQIQSYTAQNKFIEAIATGREALQLLDLTLPEDSNTQIIFEEHDQLQQMLVHQSIAALANLPEIIDPQKLVALRILSGLFAPVYIAKPMLLPLKIFTMIKICIKYGNSPQAAVAYSLYGLFLCSIGAIEDGYQFGKLAVQLLEKFQTKELKSRVYLTFSLFIKHWKDSIKSTLNLFLEGLQSGLETGNLEYVGYCANCYCQFLFWSGENLENAVLEADKYCELMQQIKQEVSLVWGNIWRQTVLNLQGEAANPCCLIGKHFHEVEMLPTLIETNNINGICYVYLAKTLLAYLFGEYESAWEYSQKFEQYEQGAAGLLIVPLRNFYQSLSLLALCSQVNEAQQQLYLQKVAENQSKMQKWAAHAPVNYQHKYNLILAEQARVTGDRLQAADYYEIAIQEAIANDYVQEAAIANELAAKFYLEWGKEKAAEGYLQQAYYSYAHWGAKAKTDDLEKRYPKLLKPILQQQEFNLNPLETIASIARTSTYTTSSTNISDALDLTCILKASQTISSCIELDALISSLTRIILENSGAKTSVLILPQEDTWQVRAITFIDQQLNSQTDVKTILESQLIDACQYIPRKLINYVKNTQETVIIDNCETSIPGVIGEYMLLHQPQSVLCTPIINQGHLMGILYLENQLSQGVFTSNRLQVINLLSSQAAIALENARLYQQAGQALQDLQQAQLQIVQSEKMSALGNLVAGVAHEMNNPLGFIAASLKQAKPTFIDVIEHLKLYEQKFPTPGDEIFTHAEEIDLEYSLEDLLKMIDSMTIACDRLKNISTSLRTFSRADRDYKVPFNIHEGIDSTILILKHRLKANEERPAIEIINEYGNLPKIECFPGQLNQVFMNILANAIDALDESNTGRSFEEIQANPNRITITTSLKNKQVEVSIADNGQGMSESVKQKVFDHLFTTKGVGKGTGLGLAIAQSIVIEKHGGSLIVNSTQGEGTEFVITLPILAQTQN; this is translated from the coding sequence ATGTTTAGCACTAATATTAATATTTCTGGATATAAAATCATTGAAGAAATCTACAATGGTTCGAGAACTATAGTTTACCGAGGGTATCGAGAAGGTGACTCATTACCTGTAGCGATTAAACTGCTGAAAAATCCATATCCATCCTTCAACGAACTGGTGCAGTTTCGCAATCAGTACACCATTGCCAAAAATCTAAACTCATCTTTAATCGTCCAAACCTACAGCCTGGAGGTGTATCAAAATGCCTATGCGTTGGTGATGGAAGATTTTGGTGGTATTTCTCTAAAAGATTATTTTGCTCGCGATCAAACGCGAGATATTAGGTTTTTGCAAGAGTTTTTTCAAATAGCGATCGCACTCTGTAATACCTTAGAAATACTCTATAGTCAGCGTATCATCCATAAAGATATCAAACCGAGCAATATTTTAATTAATCCTCATTCCAAACAAGTTAAATTAATCGACTTTAGTATTGCCTCTCTATTACCAAGAGAAACGCATACGCTAATCAGCCCCAATGTGTTAGAAGGAACACTAGCTTATATTTCTCCAGAACAAACAGGGAGAATGAATCGGGGAATTGACTACCGGACTGATTTTTATTCACTTGGTGTAACTTTCTACGAATTACTCACAGGTGAATTACCTTTTCAATCAAACGAGCCAATGGAGTTGGTGCATTCCCATATTGCTAAGGTAGCCTCATCAATAGATGTAATTAACTTACAAATTCCGGCGGTAATTTCGGATATCGTTAGCAAATTAATGTCAAAAAATGCTGAAGACCGCTATCAGAGTGTATTAGGATTAAAGTATGATTTAGAAAATTGTTTAGCTCAACTGAAAACAACTGGTAAAATTGAAAGTTTCCCAATTGCTCAAAGGGATGTGTGCGACAGATTTATTATCCCTGATAAACTCTATGGACGAGAAGCAGAAGTAGAAACTCTGCTAGAAGCATTTGAAAATATCAGCCTGGGAGCAACAGAAATAATCCTGGTAGCTGGGTTTTCGGGGATTGGTAAAACTGCTGTTGTTAACGAAGTCCATAAACCTATTGTTCGTCAACACGGTTATTTTATCAAAGGCAAATTTGACCAATTTAATCGGAATATTCCTTTTTCGGCATTTGTCCAAGCTTTCCGTAACTTTATGGAGCAATTACTGGCAGAAAGTGATGTCCAAATACAAAAATGGCGAAATAAAATTATTCAAGCATTAGGTGAAGACGGACAGGTAATTATTGAAGTCATTCCCGAATTAGAAAAAATTATTGGCAGACAACCACCTGCACCAGAATTATCAGGTAACGCAGCACAAAACCGATTTAATTTATTATTTCAGAAATTTCTCCAAGTATTTACAACTAAAGAACATCCTTTAGTTATATTCTTAGATGACTTGCAGTGGGTAGATTCGGCTTCATTGAAACTCATGCAATTATTAATGAATGAAGCTAATCAGGGATATTTATTGTTAATTGGTGCGTATAGAGATAATGAAGTATTCCCAGCACATCCATTGATGGTAATGTTGGATGAAATTCGTAAAACAGGTGTAAATGTAAATAGTCTTAACCTAAAACCACTCAACCAATTACAATTGAATCAACTTGTAGCGGATACATTAAATTGTGCAGAAAATGTGGCATTATCTCTTTCACAGTTGATTTATCGAAAAGCTCAAGGAAATCCGTTTTTTGCAACTCAAATCTTGAAATCATTACATCAAGATCGGCTTATTCAATTCAATTTTGCCGAGGGATGTTGGCAATGTGATATTTCTCAAATAAATCAGCAAACTTTAGCAGACAATGTTGTTGATTTTATGGTTTTTCAATTACGAAGACTACCAGAATCAACTCAACAACAATTGAAGCTAGCCGCTTGTATTGGTAATCAGTTCGATTTAAAAACATTAGCGATTGTTTCTAAACAATCAGAGATAGAAACCGCAGATTGCTTGTGGAAGGCTTTGCAAGAAGGGTTGATTTTGCCGCAAAGTGAGGTTTATAAGTTTTTTGTTGGTTCCGAAAATCAAGCAGCTACTCAAGAACAGTCTGAGATGGTTGTATATAAATTTTTACACGATCGCGTCCAGCAAGCTGCCTATTCACTCATTCCAGATGCACAAAAACAGTCAACACACTTGCAAATTGGGCAATTGTTGTTGCAGAATACACCTAAAGAGCAGCAAGAGTCAGGAATTTTTGCGATCGTCAACCAATACAATTACGGACTGGAATTATTAGAGGAAGCTGACGAACGAGAACATTTATCCCGGTTAAATCTGATAGCTGGTTGTAAAGCCAAAAACTCAACTGCTTATGCGACAGCAGTTGAGTATTTAAAAGTGTCAATTCTTTTATTACCGATAAATGCTTGGCAAAGCAGCTACGATTTGGCCCTTGCTGTTTACGAATCTGCGGCTGAGGCAGAATATCTGAATACAAACTTTGATTCATCAAAATCATTAGTAGAGATTATCCTCAAAAACGCTAAATCTCCATTAGAAAAAGTTCGTACCTATGAGATTCAAATCCAATCTTATACGGCGCAAAATAAATTCATTGAAGCAATAGCCACAGGTAGAGAAGCACTGCAATTACTAGATTTGACATTACCTGAAGACAGTAATACTCAAATTATTTTTGAGGAACATGACCAATTACAACAAATGTTGGTTCATCAATCGATTGCAGCATTGGCAAATCTGCCAGAAATCATTGATCCCCAAAAATTAGTTGCGCTCCGCATATTATCGGGTTTGTTTGCTCCAGTTTATATAGCCAAACCGATGTTATTGCCGCTCAAAATTTTTACAATGATCAAAATTTGTATCAAGTACGGCAACTCACCACAGGCAGCTGTTGCTTATAGTCTCTATGGATTATTTTTGTGCAGTATTGGTGCAATTGAAGATGGGTATCAGTTTGGTAAACTGGCAGTACAGCTTTTAGAAAAGTTTCAAACTAAAGAACTTAAAAGTAGGGTTTATTTAACCTTTAGTCTGTTTATTAAACATTGGAAAGATTCAATTAAATCCACATTGAATCTATTTTTGGAAGGATTGCAGAGTGGATTAGAAACCGGAAATTTAGAATATGTAGGCTATTGTGCCAATTGCTATTGTCAATTTCTCTTTTGGAGTGGAGAAAATCTAGAAAATGCTGTGCTGGAAGCAGATAAATATTGCGAGCTAATGCAGCAAATTAAACAAGAAGTATCTCTGGTTTGGGGAAATATCTGGCGGCAGACGGTTCTAAATTTACAAGGAGAAGCGGCTAATCCCTGTTGTTTAATTGGTAAGCATTTTCACGAAGTTGAAATGTTACCGACTTTAATTGAAACTAACAATATCAATGGTATTTGTTATGTCTATCTAGCAAAAACGCTACTGGCTTATCTTTTTGGTGAATATGAATCTGCTTGGGAATATTCCCAAAAATTTGAGCAGTATGAGCAGGGAGCAGCAGGATTATTAATTGTTCCTTTGCGGAATTTCTACCAATCTTTGAGTTTGTTAGCTCTTTGTTCTCAGGTAAATGAAGCACAGCAACAGCTTTATCTCCAGAAAGTAGCCGAAAACCAGTCGAAAATGCAAAAATGGGCGGCTCATGCACCCGTAAATTATCAGCATAAGTACAATTTAATTTTAGCTGAACAAGCTCGTGTAACGGGCGATCGCTTACAAGCCGCAGATTATTATGAAATAGCTATCCAAGAAGCGATCGCCAATGACTATGTTCAGGAAGCCGCGATCGCTAACGAACTTGCGGCCAAATTTTACTTAGAATGGGGTAAAGAAAAAGCCGCAGAAGGATATCTGCAACAAGCATATTACAGTTATGCCCATTGGGGAGCAAAAGCCAAAACTGATGACTTGGAAAAACGCTATCCCAAATTACTCAAACCCATTTTGCAACAGCAAGAATTCAACTTAAATCCCTTAGAAACCATAGCCAGCATTGCTCGTACATCTACTTACACTACCAGCAGCACTAATATTTCTGATGCTCTAGATTTAACCTGCATTCTCAAAGCATCTCAAACTATCTCCAGTTGTATCGAATTAGACGCACTTATCAGCAGTCTCACTCGCATTATCTTAGAAAATTCTGGTGCGAAAACATCTGTATTAATTCTTCCTCAAGAGGATACTTGGCAAGTGCGGGCAATTACCTTTATCGATCAACAGTTAAATTCACAGACTGATGTCAAAACCATTCTTGAGTCACAACTAATAGATGCTTGTCAATATATTCCAAGAAAACTCATCAATTACGTTAAAAATACTCAAGAAACTGTGATCATAGACAATTGTGAAACGAGTATCCCTGGTGTAATTGGAGAATATATGCTCCTACATCAACCTCAAAGTGTATTATGTACGCCCATTATTAACCAAGGTCATTTGATGGGTATTCTCTACCTAGAAAATCAATTGAGTCAAGGAGTATTTACTAGTAACCGTTTACAGGTGATTAATCTACTATCTTCCCAAGCAGCAATTGCCTTAGAAAACGCTCGGCTTTATCAGCAAGCTGGGCAAGCTTTACAAGATTTGCAACAAGCTCAATTACAAATCGTCCAAAGTGAAAAGATGTCTGCGTTGGGTAACTTAGTTGCTGGCGTCGCTCATGAAATGAATAATCCTCTTGGTTTTATTGCTGCCAGTCTTAAACAAGCTAAACCAACATTTATTGATGTTATCGAACACTTGAAACTATATGAACAAAAGTTTCCTACTCCCGGAGATGAAATTTTTACCCATGCTGAAGAAATTGATTTGGAATATAGCTTAGAAGATTTGCTCAAGATGATTGATTCAATGACGATAGCGTGTGACAGGCTCAAGAATATTAGCACCAGTCTCCGTACTTTCTCCCGTGCTGATAGAGATTACAAAGTACCATTTAACATTCATGAAGGCATTGATAGTACGATTTTAATTCTTAAACATCGCCTGAAAGCTAACGAAGAACGTCCAGCTATTGAAATAATCAATGAGTACGGAAATTTACCCAAAATTGAATGTTTTCCTGGACAATTAAACCAAGTATTTATGAATATCTTAGCAAATGCCATTGATGCCTTGGATGAATCAAATACAGGTAGGAGTTTTGAAGAGATTCAAGCCAATCCCAACCGGATTACAATTACCACCTCTTTAAAAAATAAACAAGTTGAGGTGAGTATTGCTGATAATGGTCAAGGGATGAGTGAATCAGTTAAACAAAAAGTATTTGACCACTTATTTACTACGAAAGGTGTTGGTAAAGGAACAGGATTAGGATTAGCGATCGCTCAGTCTATTGTTATAGAAAAACATGGCGGTTCACTGATTGTAAATTCTACCCAAGGTGAAGGAACAGAATTTGTAATTACCTTACCGATTCTGGCTCAAACTCAAAATTAA